From the genome of Acidobacteriota bacterium, one region includes:
- the thiE gene encoding thiamine phosphate synthase — protein sequence MGVDLPSLYAIVDAGQAARHGWTVPDLAAAYFDGGARLVQLRAPGAAGGVIDGWCDAVVARASGYGAAVVVNDRADVARMSGAAGVHLGQDDLPVEDARRVVGESAVVGLSTHTADQVGDALARPVTYVAVGPVYATGTKDTGHRPVGLGFVRTAAERAGAVPVVAIGGITLERAPEVIAAGAGAVAVIGDLLAGGRPSARAQAYVDRLSK from the coding sequence ATGGGTGTTGACCTGCCGTCCCTCTACGCGATTGTCGACGCCGGCCAGGCCGCTCGCCACGGCTGGACGGTGCCCGATCTCGCCGCCGCGTACTTCGACGGCGGGGCCCGGCTGGTGCAGCTTCGGGCGCCGGGCGCAGCCGGCGGGGTGATTGACGGTTGGTGCGACGCCGTCGTGGCGCGGGCTTCCGGCTACGGCGCGGCGGTCGTGGTCAACGATCGTGCCGACGTCGCTCGCATGAGCGGCGCGGCGGGTGTGCATCTGGGGCAGGACGACCTGCCGGTCGAGGACGCACGCAGGGTGGTGGGGGAGAGCGCCGTCGTCGGTCTCTCGACGCACACGGCGGATCAGGTCGGCGATGCACTGGCGCGTCCCGTGACCTACGTGGCGGTCGGTCCGGTCTACGCGACCGGCACCAAGGATACCGGCCATCGACCGGTCGGCCTGGGGTTCGTCCGCACGGCGGCCGAGCGGGCGGGCGCCGTCCCGGTGGTAGCCATCGGGGGGATCACGCTGGAGCGCGCGCCGGAGGTCATTGCCGCCGGCGCCGGCGCGGTCGCCGTGATTGGCGACCTCCTGGCCGGGGGGCGGCCCAGCGCCCGCGCGCAGGCCTACGTCGACCGCTTGTCGAAGTAG